The uncultured Sphaerochaeta sp. genome includes the window TTTGATATCGTCTTCGCTATGGAGAACGTGAATGGAGCCCCAGAGTACTCTACAGACCTTATTGGAACACTTTTCTACCGGTATGGTATTGCAGGACAACATCCAATCGGGATTCCTGATGCAGGGCTGGGAGCTGCCATTTCAACAATCACCTTTCTCTTACTTTTGGTATTGGTCATTCCAACCCTGAAAAACACACAGAGGAGTGCCTAGCATGAGTGGATCGTTACGAAAAGAAAACAGGCATGTACTCTCTCATATTGTGTTGCTGACATGGACTTTTATTGTGCTTTTTCCTATATGGACATTGGTGATCAACTCATTCAAGACACGATTGACCATCTATGAGAACCCTTTTTGGATACCCAGGACATGGAATTTCTCCAACTACACCACGGTTATTCGTGATGGTGATTTCTTTACATATTTCAAGAACAGTTTCCTTGTGGTTTCAATCTCTCTTTTGCTGGTAACCCTGCTTGCAAGTCTCGCCGGCTATGCATTGGCACGCTACAAGAGTCGTTTTTCCAATATTATCTATTACTTTTTTATTGCAGGTATGATGATTCCCATCAAGATAGCCTCAATAAAATTGCTGGAAATTGTAAGAACTCTTGGTCTACTCAACACCATCTATGCACTCCCCCCCATTTATGTAGCCATGGGACTTCCGGTTGGGGTGTTCATCCTTACCACATTCATCAAGGAACTGCCTGAGGATCTCTATGAGGCAGCTATCATTGACGGTGCTACCAGTGGAAGAATCTATACCTTGGTGATTCTCCCCCTGATCCGCCCTGCCCTTGCCACAACGGCAATCTACAACCTTATCCCATTTTGGAACGACCTGTGGTTTCCTCTGATCTTTATCAATGATGAACGGCACAAGACATTGCTACTCGGAGTAACCCGTCTCTTTGGGCAGTACCAGACTGACTGGTCTAAGGTACTGGCAGTTCTCACTCTTTCTGCAATTCCAGTCCTTGTTCTCTATCTAGCGATGAGCACTCAATTCATTAAAGGGGTTACTGCAGGCTCTGTAAAGGGGTGACAGACTCACTATCTTGGGGTAGAATCAGAGGCCATTACTGAGGAGAAATAGCTACATGAATAAAATCGTATTACATGCAACCGATCTTGATGGATATCTCAAGGATTCGGACAAGGATAAAATCGCCCATGTTGATGAGTTGTACAAGCAGTCGCTTCATCATTGTTCTGTGCTCGAAACAGCAAGTGATGTGGGAAGGCTTGAGACCTCTCGCAAAGGTTTGGTCGAGAGTGCCAAGGAGATTGGACGGTATCTCAAGGATGTCTGTGCAGAGGAACCTTCCATTCACGTCTACTCATTCGAAACCCCTCAGGAACAGCATGGACAGGCAAGTCGATTGATTGCAAAACTTCGCGATCCCAGTACCGGCCATGAGGAATTTCTCTACTATATCCAACGTGCTTACGAGATGCTCTTCTCCCACGTATTTGCTGATGCTGCACTGCCTACCAAACGATCGATCATCACCAAGACACCAGTCACCAGCCCAGTTAGGAACTATGCGGTACACAGAATCCCAGACGTAGACTCCTTGATCAAGAACAGTGTCATGTGTGTTATGCTGCGAGGTGCTCTCCTTCCCAGCATGATCCTCAGCAAGGAGATCCAAGAATATTCAACTGACAAGTTTGTCACTCCTTTTGCCTTGTTCAAGATCAAGCGGGATGACTCAAAGAAAGAGGCAAATATGGATTACATCCTGGATTTGGATAAATCCTATTTTGATCTCGAATCACTTGACGGGAAGGATCTGATTTTTGCCGATCCCATGAATGCAACCGGAGGAAGTCTGGTTACCATTGTGAAATACCTGAAGGACAACGGGGTAAAGCCCAAGTCAGTCAAGTTCATCAATGTAATCAGTGCACTCAAGGGTTCCCTGCGAATCGCCCGTGCCATTGAAGGAGCGGAAGTCTATACGCTTTGGATGGATCCGGTACTCAACGATGCAGCCTATATCCTCCCTGGATTGGGAGATGCAGGTGACAGACTCAATGGTATGGATAATAGCGATACTCCAAGGAATATCATCCAGCTTATTGCAGATTATGGTTCTGCCATCACCAATCTCTATCGTGCACAGGTGAGGGAAATAGAACAAACAGTTCTGGAGCGCTGATGCAAAGGATACTGACTGTCTTACTGCTGTCCAGTACGTTGCTTCTCTTCTCTTGCACCTCAATGGGTAGCGGGAAGCGGGCAGCCTTGGCAGCAGAAAAGGCAAGTCAGCTTTTCCAGGATCAAGAGTATGCAGCTTCTGCGCAGTTATACAAGGAAGCGGTTCTCCTCGACCCCAGTCAGGCTTCCTATCAATACAATGAACAGTTGGCTCTTTTTCATCTTGGTGAGTACGAACAGGTTCTGGAAAGAAGCGATGCTTCTTTCCAGAACTTCCCTACCCACCTCTCGTTTCTTTTTCTCAAGGCCAAGGCCTTTGCTGGGCAGAACCAGTATGAACAAGCCTTAGGGGTGTATCAGAGCATATTCAGCTTGAATCCAACCCTCTACGCTGAACAGCTCGAGGTAGCTACCCAAGCTGCAAACTGGGGTTTCAAGGAACAGGCAAAAGAGCTTGCCCTCTCTTTGGTAAAGAAACACCAGAAGGAAAAGGATGCATTTACCTTACTCGCTTCAATCGAAGGAGACGGGAGTTGGTATGCTTCCATGGTCCAGTATCTTACGAGGGGAGACGCAACACAATCCCAAGAACCGCTCCCAGAAGAATCCAGTACAGTGGATGAATCTTCTTCAGACGAAGCACAAGGAAAACCAGCAGAAGATAGAGAATCGTCTCCTTGATCCGGATGCTTCCTCCATCTAGCAAAGTAGTTCCAAACAATTTCAAGCCAGCGTAACTGATAAGTCCTACAACAGCAGCCCTCAATCCATAGAGACCATCCTTCACATACGGATTCTTGTCGAACTGACCAAGAAAGCGTGCAATGAAAATGATGATGATCAGCGATGGGGTTATCTCTCCCAATGTTGCCACCAAGCCTCCCAAGGGACCTGCTGCCTGATAACCGGCAAACGTTGCCATGTTTATGCCTATAGGCCCCGGTGTTGATTCACTAATGGCGATCATATCGGCAATATCGCTGGATGTGATCCAGTGGCTATGGGTCTCGGCAAGTGTATACAAGAAAGGCAGGGTTGCAAGCCCACCCCCAATTGCGAAGAGTCCTATCTTGAAAAACTCCCAGTAGAGTTCCAAATAGATCATGCTTTCCTCCGCTTTATCCTCTGTACGGCTAGTCCCCAGAGGATGGCAAAGGGAACAACAACCAGAGGAGAGAGGGAGAATGCCAGTGTGAGAGATACTGTGGCAAGGTAGAGCAATACGGTTGGAAGATCGATTAGGCTTTTCTTTGAGAGGGTAATCACCGATTGGGTGATGAGTGCACACACTGCTACACGTATACCGCCAAATGCACGTTGGACCCATTGATTGTCCTGTACCTGCAATAATATGGTTGCCAGCAAAGTGATAATAACCAGAGAGGGGGTAATCTCTCCCAACGTTGCTGCTATGGCACCAGGAATACCACGCTTTCGGTAACCGATCATGGTGGCCGTATTCACTGCAATAATGCCGGGACTGCATTGCCCAACTGCATAAATATCCAACACCTCTTCCTCAGTGACCCAGTGGTGGATATCTATGACTTCCCGCTGGAGCATGGGAAGCATTGCATACCCCCCGCCAAAGGTAAGTCCACCAATCTTCAAGAACGTGAGATATAGTTGCCAGATTGATGCCTCTCTTCGTTTCATGCTCCGTTTTCCATTGCCTGTCTTACCAGCTGGTCACACCGTTCATTGTCTGCAATACCGGCATGTCCTTTTACCCAGTTCCACTGAACCGGTAACTGTTCATTGAGTGCATCAAGTGCAACCCAGTACTCCTTATTCTTGACTGGGCTTTTACTAGCGGTTCGCCATCCATTGACTTTCCACTTCTTGATCCAGCTTGTTATACCGTTTTTCACATACTGGCTGTCTGTATTGATGACAATACGTTCAGGATTATACTGCTTGCAAGCTTTCAAGGCTTCAATGACAGCCCTTAGTTCCATTCTGTTGTTTGTGGTGGCAGCCTCAAATCCACTTGCTTCCTTCTCAAACTTCCCATTATCGGCCCTGAGTACAAAAGCCCATCCACCGGGACCAGGATTCCCTAGACACCCACCATCTGTATAGATCTCAATTTCTGCATGATTCATAGACCGGATAGTAATATAGCTGGCCCCTCCGGTCAACTACAGGAATGGTATACAGGCAGGAAAGAACGATTGAAAAATATTGAAATCTTGGTCTGCAGTACGCTACAGTATTACTATCCAGTAGATAAGGAGCGATGTGTGCAACGCCATACAAATGCTATCTATCTTATTATCCTAATCCTTCTACTCATTACCTTGGGAACCATTGGGTATATGGCTCTCCTTGATGTGGCCTTCGTGGATGCACTGTATATGACCGTTATCACGGTATCCACTGTAGGTTTCAGGGAAATTGAAAATCTTGATGCTGCAGGCAAACTTTTCACCATACTTATCATCATCAGTGGGCTTGGTTTGGTTGCCTATGCCTTTTCACAGCTGGCTGCATTCTTGGCTGAGGGCGAGTTCAGACGGATTCTACTCAACAGACGTGTACAAAGGAGACTTCAGAACATGAAGAACCATTATATTATTTGTGGAGCTGGCCAGACGAGTGTCAGCCTATTCGAGCAGTTCAAACGAAGTCACGCAGAATTCGTCATCATCGAGAAGGATCCTATACGCTTCGAAGAGCTTCTAAATCAAGGTTTTTCTGTCATTCATGGTGATGCAACAGATGAAGACATCTTGATGCAGGCAGGGATCAAGGAGGCGAAAGGCCTGGTTTCCACCCTAGGCAATGATGCTGAGAATGTATTTACCGTTCTCACGGCAAGAGAGATAAACAAGAACCTGCAAATAGTTGCACGCGCCATTGAACCTTCAGCTGCACAGAAACTCAAGAAGGCTGGTGCAGACAGCACCATCAACCCGAATGAATTGGGAGGAAACCGGATGGCGGTTCTTATGCTCCGTCCGCAGATCATCTCATTCCTTGATGCAATCACCCGCATTGGGGAAGATACGCTTGATCTGGGAGAAATTGAAGTAACAAAATCCTCGCCCCTGGCTGGTAAAAAACTTACTGGAGGCCCGTATTCCGGAAAAAACAGGATTGATTGTTCTTGCCACAAAAGAGAGTGATGGGTCTACTACTTACAACCCCAGTTCAAGCACTGTACTGCATGAAGGATTGAGCATGTTGGTACTTGGAAGGCAGGAACAGATACTCAAACTCCAACGAATAGTCTCTCCGGGCGGCAATTAGTCAATACAAATCACTCCTCTTATTCCAAAGCCAAAGATCATA containing:
- a CDS encoding chromate transporter is translated as MIYLELYWEFFKIGLFAIGGGLATLPFLYTLAETHSHWITSSDIADMIAISESTPGPIGINMATFAGYQAAGPLGGLVATLGEITPSLIIIIFIARFLGQFDKNPYVKDGLYGLRAAVVGLISYAGLKLFGTTLLDGGSIRIKETILYLLLVFLVLRLKKIHPLYWILLGAVLGIVLRLPS
- a CDS encoding carbohydrate ABC transporter permease is translated as MSGSLRKENRHVLSHIVLLTWTFIVLFPIWTLVINSFKTRLTIYENPFWIPRTWNFSNYTTVIRDGDFFTYFKNSFLVVSISLLLVTLLASLAGYALARYKSRFSNIIYYFFIAGMMIPIKIASIKLLEIVRTLGLLNTIYALPPIYVAMGLPVGVFILTTFIKELPEDLYEAAIIDGATSGRIYTLVILPLIRPALATTAIYNLIPFWNDLWFPLIFINDERHKTLLLGVTRLFGQYQTDWSKVLAVLTLSAIPVLVLYLAMSTQFIKGVTAGSVKG
- a CDS encoding uracil phosphoribosyltransferase; the protein is MNKIVLHATDLDGYLKDSDKDKIAHVDELYKQSLHHCSVLETASDVGRLETSRKGLVESAKEIGRYLKDVCAEEPSIHVYSFETPQEQHGQASRLIAKLRDPSTGHEEFLYYIQRAYEMLFSHVFADAALPTKRSIITKTPVTSPVRNYAVHRIPDVDSLIKNSVMCVMLRGALLPSMILSKEIQEYSTDKFVTPFALFKIKRDDSKKEANMDYILDLDKSYFDLESLDGKDLIFADPMNATGGSLVTIVKYLKDNGVKPKSVKFINVISALKGSLRIARAIEGAEVYTLWMDPVLNDAAYILPGLGDAGDRLNGMDNSDTPRNIIQLIADYGSAITNLYRAQVREIEQTVLER
- a CDS encoding chromate transporter; the encoded protein is MKRREASIWQLYLTFLKIGGLTFGGGYAMLPMLQREVIDIHHWVTEEEVLDIYAVGQCSPGIIAVNTATMIGYRKRGIPGAIAATLGEITPSLVIITLLATILLQVQDNQWVQRAFGGIRVAVCALITQSVITLSKKSLIDLPTVLLYLATVSLTLAFSLSPLVVVPFAILWGLAVQRIKRRKA
- a CDS encoding potassium channel family protein, with product MQRHTNAIYLIILILLLITLGTIGYMALLDVAFVDALYMTVITVSTVGFREIENLDAAGKLFTILIIISGLGLVAYAFSQLAAFLAEGEFRRILLNRRVQRRLQNMKNHYIICGAGQTSVSLFEQFKRSHAEFVIIEKDPIRFEELLNQGFSVIHGDATDEDILMQAGIKEAKGLVSTLGNDAENVFTVLTAREINKNLQIVARAIEPSAAQKLKKAGADSTINPNELGGNRMAVLMLRPQIISFLDAITRIGEDTLDLGEIEVTKSSPLAGKKLTGGPYSGKNRIDCSCHKRE
- the rnhA gene encoding ribonuclease HI, which codes for MNHAEIEIYTDGGCLGNPGPGGWAFVLRADNGKFEKEASGFEAATTNNRMELRAVIEALKACKQYNPERIVINTDSQYVKNGITSWIKKWKVNGWRTASKSPVKNKEYWVALDALNEQLPVQWNWVKGHAGIADNERCDQLVRQAMENGA